DNA sequence from the Pseudostreptobacillus hongkongensis genome:
ACTTTTCAAATAAGAATACTGAATCAGGTCCTCCTGAAAAAGCTATTAGTATTTTATCACCTTTATTAATCAAATCATTTTCTTTAATAAAACTTAAAAACATTCTAATCCCCTTTATTTACAACTTCTACTCCATTATAGAAAAACTTTATAATTTCTTCATAATTCATATTATAGTCTTGAGCCATAGATTTTGAACTCCATTGTGAAAAACCAACACCATGTCCATACCCTGAACCTATAACATTTATACCATTATCTAATATATCTAGTGTATATGATGTAGATTTTATATTAGTAGTAGAAAATTTTCTCCTAAATTCTAAACCTTTATATACTTTAGATAAACTCTTATCTTCATTATATAAAGTCAAGGTATCTACTCTTCCACTTTCTGTATATGTTGCATCAAAACTAGAAACTATAAACCCTACTTCTTTAACTATATCATTCATGGGTATTAGATATTTCCAATTTAATACACTATCAGGAACATATTTAGAATAATTATCTTCAACACCAATTAAATAATCAAAATGATTTCCATATACTTCCTTACTACTTGCTGTATGACCCCCACTATATGAATGAAATAATGCATCTATTAAAGTCCCCTTATATTTAATAACAAGTCCTTCTGTAGATTTTATGGCTTTTTCTATATTTTTCACATCTTTTTGAGGTATACCTTGATACATCTGAGATCTCGTGTCATCATATAAGTCAAAATCTTTTTTAAATCTAGATATATTTTTATATGCATAAGTTCTTGAAATTATAGCTTGTGCTTTTAAAGATTCTAATGGAAAAGAACTAGGTATTTCATAAGGAAGAACTCCTAATAAATATTTCTCCATATCTAAAGTATTTACTATTTCCAATTTAGAATTATTCGCTTTTATATAGAAGTTTCCATAATATTTAAGTTTGCCAACTTGAATAGTATCACTAGGATTTAATATTTCTATATTATCATAGTAATTTCCATCAAACATAATTTTATTATCCACAGCCTTTAATTCAATATTATATAAAGAAACTTTTTGTCCATTTATTTTCATATTACTTGTTAATATTAAATTAAGTTTTTCTTTATCAAGACTTGCAAGTCTTACTCTTATATCATTTATATTCTTTATACTTTTCTGCTCTGTTTTTTCATTTTTAGCTGTATTACTAATATTTTTAATTTCATTTGTTTTATCGGAAATATTCTTATATTTCTCATTCATACTTACTGTACTACAAGAATAAAAGAATATTAATGACATTAAAATTAATTTCTTTCTCATTTAACTTCATTTCTCTTTCTTAAATGTTCTTCATGTGTTTTTGAATAATATGTTTTACCTCCACTCATAAAGAAAAATAAATACTCACTTTCAGGCGCATTTATTGTAATTTCTATAGTATCCTTATCAGGATTACATATAGGTGTTGGTGGTAATCCTTTATGCTTATAGGTATTGTATAAAGACTCATTATTTTGTAACTCTTTCTTATATGCCATTCTTCCTAAATCATATTTTAAAGTGGCATCTGACTGTAATAACATATTTATTCTTAATCTATGTTTGAATACTCCAGCAACTTTTTCTCTATCATTCCCTCCTGTTTCAAACATTACTACTGATGCTAATTTTAAATCTTCATAAAACTTTTTCTTATCAGGATATTTTTCTGAAGGGAATTTCTTCAAAAATTCTCCAAGTATAGTTTTTGCAATAAAATCTGGACCTGCATTTTTAGGAATAAAATATGTTTCTGGATATAGATACCCATCAAAATTATCTTTTTCATGATAATATGGAAAATCTACTTTATTTAAAGCTCTTAACATATCTTCTTTATTAGCCAGACCTAAAGATTCTATTCTTTCAAAAATTTGATTTTGAGTAAATCCTTCCGGTATTGTTAATACTATATTTTGAGTATCTGTACTCTTTAAAAGTTCAAAAAGCTCTTTCTTAGTTATATTATTCTTAATTTCATAATTTCCTGTAACTAAATTTTGATTATTCAACTTAAAATATATTTTATCTAAAAGAGTATAACTTAAGCCTAGTTTTTTATATACATTTAAAAATCCATCGCCTTTTTCAACTGTTATACTATTTATATCAAAATTTCTTTTAACTACAAATATATCTGCATAGAATAAACCAAAAGAAATTAATATTATAGAAAAAATTGTTATGTATATTTTTTTATATCCTTTTTTATTTTTTTTCTTCATTTATTTTTTCTCCTGCTAATACTTTAAAAAATCCTAATTTTATTTCATCTTCAAACACTATATTAATTACCGTAAATAATATAGGTCCTAGAAGAAATCCTATTATACCAAATAATAAGAATCCAACAAACATAGATAAAAGCGATATAATAGGGTGTAAATCAAAACTTCCTGTTAATATATATGGTTCAATAGACATTCTAAATATTGAAACAGCTATATATATTAATAAGATCGATATAGCCCCTTTATAGTTACCTTGTATAAATAAATAAAGTGCCCAAGGTTGAAGTAAGGGACCTGTACCTATTAAAGGTAGGGCATCTAATAATGCACTTATTATAGATAAAATTAGCACATACTTTATATTAAGTGATATATGATTAATAATTGTATAGCCTACAAACATAAACACAAACACTAAAGATACTATTATTGCTTGTGATCTAATATATGTAAAAAGAGTGTCTATACTATTTGTTTTAACTATTTGCATTTTTTTTAGCCAACTTTTTGGAAATTGATTCTTAAAAAAAACTTTAATTTCTTCCATATTATTTGAGATAATATACGTTGAAATTATAGTAATCACAAAACTTACAATTAATTCTGGTAAATATTTAATATACACAAACATATTATTTATAATCTGATAAATATAATCTGAAAATTTACCTATAAAAGAATTAAGTCCTTCTTTTATATATTCTTGTAAATAATCTGGTAATTTAGGTAAATAACTGTTGTATCTTTCTATAGCTAAATTACCATAACGATGTAGTACTGTGTAATTAATTTTTATCCACTCTGATAATTTTAGTAATTCCATAAGTATTAAAAATACTAAATATGAAATTAATGAAGCTATTATACAAAATATCAAAGTTATTACTAAAAAATTTATTTTCTTATTATCTATTTTCAGAAATTTAGAAAATTTATTTGTAATTTTTTTTGAAAACAGTGCTATTATAATTCCTATAGTAAAAGGATATAGAAAAAGTGATACTTTTACCATTAAAATCATAACTATAATAATAGTTAATATTCTCAATGTTGGCATATAATTTTTTATATTATACTTCATTTTAATTTACTTCTCCTGATAGAATTTTAAAGAATCCATTTTTTATTTCATCTTCAAATACTATAGTCATTACAGTAAATATTATTGGTCCATAAAGGAATCCTAAAACTCCAAATAATTTAAATCCTACAAATAATGATATAAGTGATATTAATGGATTTATGCTTAAATTAGCACTTAATACTTTTGGTTCCATTATTGCTCTTAAAACCCATACTATTAGATAAAGTATTATTATTGCCATACCCATACCTATTTGAGACGTTGCAATCAAGTATATAGACCAAGGTATTAAAACTGATCCTGTTCCTAATATAGGCAATGCATCTACTAAAGCTATCAATATAGCTAACATTAATACATAATTTATTTTACCAAAAATTAAACTTATAACACTAAACCCTATAAATAATTCAACAAAACACAATAATACTAGTATTAATTGTGATTTAAAATACTTATATGCTACTGAAAAAACGTCTATTCTAATTAAATCAAATTTATTAATCCAAGACTTTGGAAATTGTTTATCAAAAAAATCATAAACTGCTTCTGTATCATTTGCCATTAAATATGTAGCAGTTATAGTTATTATTAAATATACTAATAATATTGGTAAATTAAGTGTTAATGATAATAAGTAATTTAAAAAACTTATACTGAAGCCTGTCATTTTAGTTACTAAATAATTTAAACCATTTTTTAAACTAAGTTGAACAAATTCAGGAAGTATAATTTTAAAACCATCAAATTGATTTAAAATATCAGTAATATAGTCTTTAGAATTCCCTATATTTGATATAAGCCAGTTAATAAATGAATATAGCTCTGAAAAAGATACTATCAACAATACTAATATTAGTGCTGATATTATCAAATAAAACGATGTAATTACTATACCATTTGAAAGTTTCTTACTCCACTTAAGTTTGTGTTGTAAATAATTTGAAACAGGTCTTGTTAATGTTACAACACCTAAAGCTAATACAAAAGGTAGAAAAAATACTCCTATTTTAAAAGCAAGTAAAACTGTAATAAATACAGTAAATATATGTATTAAAGGTAAAAATCTATTTAATGTAAATTCTTTTTTAGCCAAGTTAAACCTCCTATTTTAATATTTATAATTATAGCATAATTATCATTTTAACTCTACTAAATTTATCTTAGAAAAAAAGTAGAAATTAAATCTCTACTTTTAATAAATTAATAATTTTTTTGTTATTTTAAAAGAAAAACTAGATTACCTGAACTGCACCCATAATCTTGGACACAAGATTGGATGTGCAGTTTTTTTATGAGTAAATTAACAAGAAAAGATAAAATTGAAATATATGAAAGAAGGAAAAAAGGAGAAACAATTTCTTCTTTAACTAAAGCTTTTGATGTTCATGAATCTAATATTAGATATTTAATTACTTTAATTAAAAAACATGGATATGATATTTTAAGAAAAGATAAAAATAGAACTTATTCTAAAGATTTTAAACTACAAATAATTAATAGAATTTTAATTAGTCATGAGTCTATTAATTATGTTGCTCTTGATATTGGTTTAGTATCTTCTGGTATTTTACATAATTGGCTTTCAAAATTTAAAGAAAATGGGTATAATGTTATAGAAAAGAAAAAAGGAAGGAAACCTAAATCTATGACTAAACCTAAGAAAAATAATAAAACATTATCTGAAAAAGAAAAAATTAAACAATTGGAAGATGAAATACTTTATCTAAAAGCTGAAAATGAATACTTAAAAAAATTGAGAGCTCTAGTTCAAGAAAGGGAGCTAAAAGAGAAGAAAAAGTAAGAGTAATAGCCGAACTTAGAGCTAAATATCCTTTCAGAATGTTATTAAAGATTGCTGGAATATCAAGATCAGTATATTATTACTATATTAATAAAAAAGATATTGATGAGAAGAATAAAGATATCATTGAAAAACTTAAAGAAATTTACTATGTAAATAAAGGAAGATACGGTTATCGCAGAGTAACATTGGAATTAAAAAATCAAGGTTTAAATATTAATCATAAAAAAGTACAAAGACTTATGAAGAAACTTAATTTACAAAGTATTATCCGTAAAAAAAGAAAATATTCTTCATACAAAGGTCTTATAGGAAAGATAGCTGATAACCATATTAAAAGAAATTTTGAAGCAACAGCTCCAAATCAAAAATGGTTTACAGATGTGACAGAATTTAATTTAAGAGGAGAAAAGTTATACTTATCACCAATATTAGATGCTTATGGAAGATATATAGTTTCATATGATATTTCACGTAGTCCTAACTTAGAGCAGATAAATCATATGTTAAATTTAGCATTTAAAGAAAATGAAAATTATGAGAATTTGATATTTCATAGTGATCAAGGATGGCAATATCAGCATTATTCATATCAAGAAAAATTGAAAGAGAAGAAGATAATTCAAAGTATGTCAAGAAAAGGAAATAGTTTAGATAATGGATTAATGGAATGTTTCTTTGGGTTGTTAAAATCAGAAATGTTTTATGAACAAGAAGAAAAATACAAGACATTAGAAGAATTGAAGGAAGCAATAGAAGATTATATATATTATTACAATAACAAAAGAATAAAGGAAAAATTAAAAGGATTAACTCCTGCTTCTTACAGAAATCAATCCTTATTAGTTAGTTAAATTAATTTGTCCAACTTTTTGGGGTCAGTACAATTCTGCTTCTTTTTTTAATTTTTTCCCTACTTTAACTTTTATGAACTTATTATTTTTAAAAGTTTTCTCTAAATTCTTTGAAAACCCATTCAATAGATCCTTAACTGAATTTTCTATAATCCTGTTTGCTAATTCTTCTATATCATCATCAATATAACTTTTATGAATCAAGCCACACTGAGGACACCATAATTCAATTAAATCTTCATTTTCATAATCATCAATAGAAATCATAAACTTTTCACCATATGATGGGCATTTCATTTGAATGAATCCATCCTTATCTCCATGTATTGTAATTTCATATTTCATTTCCGACATAAAACTCCTCCCTAATCTATACATTCCATAATTTCAGATATATCACAATTAAGCTCCTCGCATATTTTTAATATCACATCTGTAGTTACATTTTCATCTTTCTTTAATTTATAAAATGTACTTCTACTAATCCCCGTTTTATCGATAAAATCTTTATGCTTTATATCTCTATCAATCAATAGTTTACACAGTTTCTTATAGCTCAATTTCATTACAAATCGCCTTTTCTTTCATACTTTTTTATTATTATATCATATAAAAGTTTAATTTTTCAAACTAAATGATATAAATAAACCTTGCTATTATTCTGAAAAAAGAATATAATAAAGTTGGAGGTGAAAATATGTCGTACATAACCATAAAAGAAGCGTCATGCTTGTGGGGAATAAGTGAAAGAAGAATCACTAAATTATGCAATGAAAATAGAATAGATGGTGCAATCAAATTCGGATGGAGTTGGGCTATTCCAACAGATGCAAAAAAACCAGATGACGCAAGAGTTAAAAGCGATAAAGAAAAAGTTAACCATATTCATTTTCCAGAAGAACCAGTTTTAATACGCAAATGGGCAATGCCAAACAAAAACACATTTAGCATTAAACCAATAAAAGAACTTATATCTGAAGAACTAACTGATGGTTTGTGGATAGATCCTTTTGCGAATAATAATAAATTTGCGACAATCACAAATGACCTAAATCAAGAGTTTGATACAGATTACCATCTTGACGCACTAGATTTTTTTAAATTATTTAATGATAATTCTATTGATGGAATACTGTACGACCCACCCTATTCACCTAGGCAAGTTAGTGAATGCTATAACGATGTAGGTTATAACGTTACTTGGGACACAACAAAAGCCTCCTTTTGGTCTAATCACAAAAAGGAAATATCCCGTATATTAAAGATTGGCGGAAAAATTATAACTTTTGGATGGAATAGTGGCGGTATAGGAATGGCGTACGGTTTTAAAAAAACAAAAATCCTTCTTGTTCCTCATGGAGGATGGCACAACGATACTATTTGTACAGTCGAGTTAAAAATCAAAAATAAATCAAATAATAAGTATAATACTGGAGAAAAAGTTCAAATGAAAAAAAAAGAAACTGATAATGATAAAAAGATAATAAATTGGATTGAAAATTTACCTGCTGATTTTTGGGATTTCAAATCAGAAGATACACGTGAATTAACTCATGGTTTTCATTCCTATCCAGCAACAATGATCTATCCTATAAGTAGAAATATAATAAAAAAGATGAAAGATATTTATACAATAAATTCTCTTTTTGATCCATTTTCTGGATCAGGAACAGTTCCCGTAGAAGGTATGATTGCCAATATACCAACTGTATATGCAACTGACTTAAATCCACTTTCTATAATTCTCACAAAAGTAAAAACTAAAGTTTTAGATAAATCTGAGCTTTTAAAATGGCATAATTTAATGAAAGAAAGGATTGAAGAATTAATTAGCGAGAATTCTAATATTATCTCTTCATTAGAAAATTATATAATCGAAAATAATATTAATATATACGATAAACATGGTTGGGGAGACAACGCAAAAGAATTTTTAAAGGATTTTATGATTCAACACGGATTTTCTACAGAAATTGTAACAACACTTCCTGATTTCAAAAACTTAGGGTATTGGTTTAAGCCTAATGTAGTTTTACATATCCAAATTATAAAAAACGTGTTGGAAACAATGCCTGATTTAAAAATAAAAAATTTTTTTATGATTTCTTTAAGTGAAACCATACGATTAGCATCTAATAAAAGAAATGGTGAATTTAAAATGTATAGAATCGATAAGAAGAAATTACCTTCTTTTAATCCAAATGTTTTGAATGTATTCTTTGAAATAGTCGATAAAAATATATCTAGAATGGATGAATTTTATAAAATAGTAAATAATAATAATTCTATTGTTAAAACAACTCTTGATGATACTAGATTTCTCACAACCATACCAAATAATTCAATAGACTTAATCATAACATCACCTCCATATGGCGATAGTAGAACAACTGTTGCCTATGGGGAATTTAGCAAACTATCATTGCAATGGGTTGGGCTAGATGAAAATTCCTTAGATATTGACATTAATAAGATTGATAAAGAATTATTAGGTGGTAAGAATTTTAATAATGGATTTGAATTCGATTTATGTAGTCCAACCTTAGGAGACGCACTACAGAAAATATCAGCACTCGATATAAAAAGAAGCGGTGATGTATATAGCTTTTATAACGACCTAAATTCTTGTCTAAGTAAATGCTCACAAAAATCCAAAATAAATACCTATCAATTTTGGGTAGTTGGAAATAGGACTGTCAAAGGTGTATATTTGAAAACTGATGAAATATTAGTTGAGCTTGCAAAAGAACACAATTTACACCATGTAACAACATTTACAAGGAATATCCATAATAAGGTTATGCCATCACTTAATTCACCAACTAACGAAAAAGGAAAAACTGTCACTACAATGACAAATGAATTCATCGTAGTTCTACGAAAAGTGTAGATTATACTCTCTCTAAAAAAATAATTGGTAAGCATCTTTAATCTGGTTAAATAACCAATCGTGATGCTTACCTTTTTAGTTTTATCTAGACCAAATTTTTACTTTTTTCATAAATAATTCATCAAAATATTGAGGATGTATCCTAAAACCTGTACCATGATCATGAGCCCTACCATCTGGGTACTGCCCTATACGAATATCTATTTTTACTACTCCTTTTTCTAATAAGTCCATAAGTCCTTCATAGTCAAAATCAGATAGTTCATACGCTTCATAAAAAAGGAATTCTTCATTTTTCCCTATATTTCTTGATTTTGCCTTTACATATACCAATGTATGCTTATATTTTTTATAAAACGCCTTCCTTAATTGCTCTCTTTCCCAATAAGCCTCCTCAATTGTACTATTTCCAATTAGGCTAATCTTTTCATCTAAACACTTAATGCCTAAAGTTTGACCCGTATCAGCTATTCTTGATTGTATATTTGCTGACAAAGTAGTATGTAAAACCTTTTTTTCATTATCATAATTATCACTTGTATAACCATATGTATTTAACAAATAATTATTGATTCTTGGTGGCTTTGGAGTTTTGGTAAAAAGTGTTAACATACTCGAATCTGTATCTCTAGCTGCTTTTAATTCGTATACCCCGAAATCAGGTTCTGCTGCATTGTTTTCGTTGATACCTAATAAATCTTCCAATGTCTTACCTATTCCTGTAGGACCACTTCTATGTGTCTTAATCCATCCATCGATGCTTATTTCATCCATTTTTCTTTTAAAATCTTCTAAAGTGCTAATCATTCTCAGCATCCTCCTTTAAAAATAATTCATATGGTTCAATTTTAAGGGCTATAGAAATTTTCTGAATATTGCCTAGAGATATACTTCGTTTTTCTCGCTCTATATCACTAATATAAGTACGATGCAAACCAGCTTTAAATGCTAGTTCTTCTTGTGACAATGATTGTTTCAATCGATTTTTCTTTACATTATTTGCAAATATTTTATATATATCCATAGCTATCCTCCTTTTTGTCAGCATACCACTTTTTCATACAATATGTCTACATACAATAAGTTACACAAATACTTATCTCTCAGTTTCCTTTGAAGCTTCTTTCTTCTCAATAGGTTTTGCTTTTTCTTCAGCATTATATTTTTTTATTGTCCAAAGTACAGATTCTTTCTTTTCTTCTTGGTTTTTCATCTATTCCTTTGCTTTTAAAAGCTTAGACGATATGATTCTAAAATTAGTATGCTCTTTTCCATTATCATCAATGGATGTTCTTACCTGACCAAAAAGCTTTACCAAGTCTCCTTGCTTAAAATCCTTTGAAATATCTCCCTTATCTCCATAAGCCGAACAATTTGTATAAGTCTTATTTCCCTCATCGTCTTTTGACACAACTGAGAAATTAACCACTTTAAAGGCTTCTCCATTCTTATTTTCTCTTTCAATTGCTTCAACCTCACCTACTATATTTCCAACAATATTCACCAAATCATTATCTTCTTTTTCAATTGCTACACTTTCTTTAATCTGTCCATTTTCTCTGAGTTCGTCAATCAAGTAATCAAATTCATCATTAAGTAAGCTCATACTGTCATTATCCATATACTCCTGGTACAACCTATCCAAGGTATCTTTATCATTGATACCTTTTTCAAAACTAATTAGTGCCTTTGCAAAATCTTCGTGATTTTCGTTTACCATTTGTTCTAGTGTATTTCTCATTTCTTTGTAGTTCATAATATAACTCTATTTTTCTACTAAAAATAAAGGAGCTGTCCACAAATAGAATAATGAACTGCACCCATAATCTTGGACACAAGATTGGAGGTGCAGTTTTTTTTATGAGTAAATTAACAATAAAAGATAAAATTGAAATATATGAAAGAAGGAAAAAAGGAGAAACAATTTCTTCTTTAACTAAAGCTTTTGATGTTCATGAATCTAATATTAGATATTTAATTACTTTAATTAAAAAACATGGATATGATATTTTAAGAAAAGATAAAAATAGAACATATTCTAAAGATTTTAAACTACAAATAATTAATAGAATTTTAATTAGTCATGAGTCTATTAATTATGTTGCTCTTGATATTGGTTTAGTATCTTCTGGTATTTTACATAATTGGCTTTCAAAATTTAAAGAAAATGGGTATAATGTTATAGAAAAGAAAAAAGGAAGGAAACCTAAATCTATGACTAAACCTAAGAAAAATAATAAAACATTATCTGAAAAAGAAAAAATTAAACAATTGGAAGATGAACTACTTTATCTAAAAGCTGAAAATGAATACTTAAAAAAATTGAGAGCTCTAGTTCAAGAAAGGGAGCTAAAAGAGAAGAAAAAGTAAGAGTAATAGCCGAACTTAGAGCTAAATATCCTTTCAAAATGTTATTAAAGATTGCTGGAATATCAAGATCAGTATATTATTACTATATTAATAAAAAAGATATTGATGAGAAGAATAAAGATATTATTGAAAAACTTAAAGAAATTTACTATGTAAATAAAGGAAGATACGGTTATCGTAGAGTAACATTGGAATTAAAAAATCAAGGTTTAAATATTAATCATAAAAAAGTACAAAGACTTATGAAGAAACTTAATTTACAAAGTATTATCCGTAAAAAAAGAAAATATTCTTCATACAAAGGTCTTATAGGAAAGATAGCTAATAACCATATTAAAAGAAATTTTGAAGCAACAGCTCCAAATCAAAAATGGTTTACAGATGTGACAGAATTTAATTTAAGAGGAGAAAAGTTATACTTATCACCAATATTAGATGCTTATGGAAGATATATAGTTTCATATGATATTTCACGCAGTCCTAACTTAGAGCAGATAAATCATATGTTAAATTTGGCATTTAAAGAAAATGAAAATTATGAAAATTTGATATTTCATAGTGATCAAGGATGGCAATATCAGCATTATTCATATCAAGAAAAATTGAAAGAGAAGAAGATAACTCAAAGTATGTCAAGAAAAGGAAATAGTTTAGATAATGGATTAATGGAATGTTTCTTTGGGTTGTTAAAATCAGAAATGTTTTATGAACAAGAATAAAAATACAAGACATTAGAAGAATTGAAGGAAGCAATAGAAGATTATATATATTATTACAATAATAAAAGAATAAAGGAAAAATTAAAAGGATTAACTCCTGCTTCTTACAGAAATCAATTCTTATTAGTTAGTTAAATTAATTTGTCCAACTTTTTGGAGTCAGTACTAAAAATTTATATTTTTTATTTTTTTTTATCATTATTTTTATTTTCTAAATTTTCTTTAATGTTTTTATTAATCTCTTTTTCATTTAAAGGTAAAAATTTATCTTTATTACTAAATTTTTCACCTTTCAATGCTTTATCTGTTATTTTAACTTCATTACCTAGAGCTTTATCAAGTTCTCTTTTCCATTCTGGCATTGCCATAGTATACTGCGGTATATATCTGTTAGCTGCTTCCCTTTCTTTTTTTCTTGTTCTTGTCTTTCTTTTTCTTCTTTTTCAGCCTTAGATTCTTCTATTTTCTTTTTTACCGCTTTATATCCATCCTCTATTAAACTTCCAACTTCTCCAGTAATATAAGGAGTAGCAACTCCTACTGTTCCTGCTATAAATTCTCCAACTTTACGTCCATTTTCTCTCCCTTTTTCACCTAAAAACTCATCTTTAGGTATTTCAAATTCAGGTTTTAATGGTTTTTCTTCTGGTAATTTAGGTTCATTTAAATTAACCGGTTTTATCTCTTGCTGATTATTTTCTACATTAGATAAACTAATAAATGGAACACAAAATATTAACGCAATTATAATTGATTTTTTCATTTTTCCCTCCTAAAACATATATTTAAATATCAATATTATCCAAAATATAACAGGTTTTATAACTAAAATCGAATTAATTTTGTTTATTATATTTTTATTTTGTTTATACTTAAATAAGCAAATCATTAAATCAAAGATACATAAAATAACTATCGTATGATAAAGATAGTCATTATTAAATAAAAATCCATAACACATAGTAAAAATAAAAAATAAAATTTTCAATATATACTTTATTTTACTACTCATTTATACCTCCTTATTTCTATTGTTCCAGAACTTATTGTACTTAGTATACACTTAGAAAAAACATAAGTCAAATATATATTTTTTATATAAACCATAAATTTTATATATTTTTAAAAGTTTAAAATTAATAATTTAAGACATAAATAATTAAAATTTAATATTATCTAATATATTATTTTTTGTATAGTTAATAACAATAAAAAATTATTGAAGCATAATATTTTACAATTTCAATTTTTTTAATCCCTATTTTTATTATCTTATCTATAAAAACAAAAAGAGCAAAATAAATTTCTGATATATTAAATAGAAAATCTATACTTAATTTCCAAGACATCAATAATAATATTATCAATATTATATTATCCATTATTATTTTATATATCTCCTTTTTATATTTCACTACTTCATTTTTATCATCTACTTTTAATTTTTCTTTATCTATCAAAATTATATTCATAATATTATTTAATATTATAACTAAAATTACAATCAAAATTTTCATTTTATCCTCTTTTCTATTTTTCAAATTGTCCAATTTCATATTCATCATCCCAGTTTAAATGTTTAAATTCATCTAAAACAAAT
Encoded proteins:
- a CDS encoding helix-turn-helix domain-containing protein produces the protein MDIYKIFANNVKKNRLKQSLSQEELAFKAGLHRTYISDIEREKRSISLGNIQKISIALKIEPYELFLKEDAEND
- a CDS encoding MvaI/BcnI family restriction endonuclease — encoded protein: MISTLEDFKRKMDEISIDGWIKTHRSGPTGIGKTLEDLLGINENNAAEPDFGVYELKAARDTDSSMLTLFTKTPKPPRINNYLLNTYGYTSDNYDNEKKVLHTTLSANIQSRIADTGQTLGIKCLDEKISLIGNSTIEEAYWEREQLRKAFYKKYKHTLVYVKAKSRNIGKNEEFLFYEAYELSDFDYEGLMDLLEKGVVKIDIRIGQYPDGRAHDHGTGFRIHPQYFDELFMKKVKIWSR
- a CDS encoding DNA-binding protein → MNYKEMRNTLEQMVNENHEDFAKALISFEKGINDKDTLDRLYQEYMDNDSMSLLNDEFDYLIDELRENGQIKESVAIEKEDNDLVNIVGNIVGEVEAIERENKNGEAFKVVNFSVVSKDDEGNKTYTNCSAYGDKGDISKDFKQGDLVKLFGQVRTSIDDNGKEHTNFRIISSKLLKAKE
- a CDS encoding site-specific DNA-methyltransferase, translating into MSYITIKEASCLWGISERRITKLCNENRIDGAIKFGWSWAIPTDAKKPDDARVKSDKEKVNHIHFPEEPVLIRKWAMPNKNTFSIKPIKELISEELTDGLWIDPFANNNKFATITNDLNQEFDTDYHLDALDFFKLFNDNSIDGILYDPPYSPRQVSECYNDVGYNVTWDTTKASFWSNHKKEISRILKIGGKIITFGWNSGGIGMAYGFKKTKILLVPHGGWHNDTICTVELKIKNKSNNKYNTGEKVQMKKKETDNDKKIINWIENLPADFWDFKSEDTRELTHGFHSYPATMIYPISRNIIKKMKDIYTINSLFDPFSGSGTVPVEGMIANIPTVYATDLNPLSIILTKVKTKVLDKSELLKWHNLMKERIEELISENSNIISSLENYIIENNINIYDKHGWGDNAKEFLKDFMIQHGFSTEIVTTLPDFKNLGYWFKPNVVLHIQIIKNVLETMPDLKIKNFFMISLSETIRLASNKRNGEFKMYRIDKKKLPSFNPNVLNVFFEIVDKNISRMDEFYKIVNNNNSIVKTTLDDTRFLTTIPNNSIDLIITSPPYGDSRTTVAYGEFSKLSLQWVGLDENSLDIDINKIDKELLGGKNFNNGFEFDLCSPTLGDALQKISALDIKRSGDVYSFYNDLNSCLSKCSQKSKINTYQFWVVGNRTVKGVYLKTDEILVELAKEHNLHHVTTFTRNIHNKVMPSLNSPTNEKGKTVTTMTNEFIVVLRKV